In the genome of Flavobacterium panacagri, one region contains:
- a CDS encoding sialate O-acetylesterase, with protein sequence MKKIILLTFLISFAINAQIKLPRLISDGMILQRDTKVNIWGWASANENIELDFKGKKYKTIASEDGKWSIQLSSQKAGGPFEMTLKGINTIVLKNILFGDVWLCSGQSNMELPMDRLKDKYKEVIAKSENSNIRQFLVPDEYYFEKERNDFSTGSWVEANPINVLQFTGVGYFFATEIYEKYKVPIGLINSALGGSPAESWINEEGIKKFPEYYQEYLKFKDGKLEKEIDANDRKVSSDWYKLLNETDLGLKNKWKNTTDVSDWKTMNIPGYWVDGELGNLNGSVWFKKEFTLGKIKESQAKIILGRIIDADSVFVNGNFVGTTSYQYPPRIYSFNSSLLKEGKNEITIRVINNSGRGGFVTDKPYELIIGDKTIDLKGSWNYKLGSKMLPLPGQTFVRWKPVGLYNAMIAPIKNYPLKGVLWYQGEANTKKPLEYTALMETLINTWRTELKQEKLPFLLVQLPNFMDPKTEPTESNWAVLRQQQSKVLEIPNTGMAVAIDLGEWNDIHPLNKSDVGKRLALQARKLVYGEKKLVTSGPIFKSMKQKDEQLVLSFDSLGTGLMNKGGNTLNGFAIAGADGKFVWAKAVIEDDKVMVWNNDIRNPVKVRYAWADNPFNANLYNQENLPASPFEAGLK encoded by the coding sequence ATGAAAAAAATAATACTACTTACATTTCTAATATCTTTTGCAATCAATGCACAGATAAAACTGCCGCGATTAATAAGCGACGGAATGATTTTACAGCGCGATACCAAAGTCAATATTTGGGGCTGGGCATCGGCAAATGAAAATATAGAATTGGATTTTAAAGGGAAAAAGTATAAAACCATAGCTTCCGAAGACGGAAAATGGTCGATTCAACTTTCGTCACAAAAAGCAGGCGGTCCGTTTGAAATGACTTTAAAAGGAATCAATACAATTGTTTTGAAAAATATTCTTTTTGGAGATGTCTGGCTGTGTTCAGGACAATCGAATATGGAACTTCCAATGGATAGATTGAAAGATAAGTACAAAGAAGTAATTGCTAAATCTGAAAATTCAAACATCAGACAATTTTTAGTTCCTGACGAATACTACTTCGAAAAAGAAAGAAACGATTTCTCAACAGGTTCTTGGGTAGAAGCAAATCCCATAAACGTTTTACAATTTACAGGAGTTGGTTATTTTTTTGCGACTGAAATCTACGAAAAATATAAAGTTCCAATCGGTTTAATCAACAGCGCTTTGGGCGGTTCTCCTGCGGAATCTTGGATTAATGAAGAAGGAATTAAAAAGTTTCCAGAATACTATCAGGAATATTTAAAGTTCAAAGATGGAAAACTTGAAAAAGAAATTGATGCAAACGACCGAAAAGTAAGTTCAGATTGGTATAAATTATTAAATGAAACTGATCTTGGCTTAAAAAATAAATGGAAAAATACAACTGATGTTTCCGACTGGAAAACGATGAATATTCCAGGTTATTGGGTCGATGGAGAACTGGGAAATTTAAATGGTTCTGTTTGGTTTAAAAAAGAATTCACTTTAGGTAAAATCAAAGAGAGCCAAGCGAAAATTATTTTAGGAAGAATTATCGATGCCGATTCTGTTTTTGTAAACGGAAATTTTGTGGGAACCACTTCTTATCAATATCCGCCGAGAATTTATTCTTTCAATTCATCTCTATTAAAAGAAGGAAAAAACGAGATTACAATTCGTGTTATTAACAACTCGGGCAGAGGAGGTTTTGTAACCGATAAACCTTATGAACTAATTATTGGTGATAAAACCATTGATTTAAAAGGAAGCTGGAATTATAAATTAGGATCAAAAATGCTTCCGTTACCCGGACAGACTTTTGTACGCTGGAAACCAGTTGGATTGTATAATGCTATGATTGCGCCAATTAAAAATTATCCTCTGAAAGGAGTTTTGTGGTATCAAGGCGAAGCCAATACAAAAAAGCCTTTGGAATATACCGCTTTAATGGAAACATTAATAAATACGTGGCGTACAGAATTAAAACAGGAAAAACTTCCTTTTCTACTTGTTCAACTGCCAAATTTTATGGATCCAAAAACAGAACCAACTGAAAGTAATTGGGCAGTTTTAAGACAGCAGCAAAGTAAGGTTTTAGAAATTCCAAATACCGGAATGGCGGTTGCCATAGATTTAGGAGAATGGAATGATATTCATCCTTTGAATAAATCTGATGTGGGAAAACGATTAGCTTTACAGGCTAGAAAATTAGTTTACGGCGAAAAAAAATTAGTCACTTCCGGTCCTATTTTTAAATCAATGAAACAAAAAGATGAACAGCTTGTTTTGAGTTTTGATAGTTTAGGAACGGGTTTAATGAACAAAGGCGGAAATACTTTAAACGGTTTTGCCATTGCTGGTGCAGATGGAAAGTTTGTTTGGGCAAAAGCAGTTATCGAAGACGATAAAGTTATGGTTTGGAATAATGATATTCGTAATCCTGTAAAAGTGCGTTATGCTTGGGCAGATAATCCATTTAATGCTAATTTATATAATCAAGAAAATTTACCAGCTTCGCCGTTTGAAGCAGGGTTGAAATAG
- a CDS encoding RNA polymerase sigma factor: MKTGDYNDNTILIESLKNGDEMAYTYLIDTYHHKLCVYANSLVKNVYSAEDIVQNVFIKVWEQRTRLKSDHALKSFLYKLTYNEFIDLYRKNQSLFSLEKSYYDALNGIVQEEDSEAFQRVLNAVNKEIQNLPPKCKEVFILSKKEGLTNIEIAEHLDVSIKTVEAQITKAFSILRSSLEEKVRSVLFLLFSAKKKFRLSKLI; encoded by the coding sequence ATGAAAACGGGTGATTATAACGATAATACTATACTTATTGAATCTCTAAAAAATGGAGATGAAATGGCGTACACTTATTTAATCGATACTTATCATCATAAACTTTGCGTCTACGCTAACAGTTTGGTTAAGAATGTTTACAGCGCGGAAGATATTGTGCAGAATGTTTTTATCAAGGTTTGGGAACAACGCACAAGATTGAAATCGGATCATGCATTAAAAAGTTTTCTTTATAAATTAACTTATAATGAGTTCATCGATTTGTATCGAAAAAACCAATCTTTGTTTTCTTTGGAAAAATCCTATTATGATGCTTTGAACGGAATTGTTCAGGAAGAAGATTCAGAAGCTTTTCAAAGAGTTTTAAATGCTGTGAATAAAGAAATTCAGAATCTGCCTCCAAAATGCAAAGAGGTTTTTATTCTGAGTAAAAAAGAAGGTTTGACCAATATTGAAATCGCGGAACATTTGGATGTTTCGATTAAAACGGTTGAAGCTCAGATTACAAAAGCGTTTTCTATACTGCGTTCTTCGTTGGAAGAAAAAGTGAGAAGTGTTTTGTTTCTGCTGTTTTCGGCTAAAAAAAAATTCAGACTAAGTAAATTAATCTGA
- a CDS encoding LysR substrate-binding domain-containing protein, with the protein MELRQLKYFLKAKELLNFTEAASALYISQSTLSQQIKQLEEELQVPLFNRIGKRITLTEAGDLFSVYAQQSVNKATDGFELLKDLNNLETGKVAIGVTYALRHVVTKALIIFSSEFPKIQFEIVFGTSQELIHKLNHFELDVILTFEEIASEAHFKYRELFTSPMALVTSTETPFTNKKSISLSEVSSLPLALPSSGFSTTQFINKAFKNDNLNPKVTIEINDIPTLLELIKTGKWHTILTKTTIENEKDLHAIPISGKNMTRTAMLISLKEAYEKKAVTTFLKMLMAVN; encoded by the coding sequence ATGGAACTTCGACAGCTTAAATATTTTCTGAAAGCCAAAGAATTATTGAATTTTACTGAAGCCGCATCGGCACTTTATATTAGTCAGAGCACTTTATCACAGCAAATTAAACAACTCGAAGAAGAATTACAAGTACCACTTTTTAATAGAATTGGAAAACGAATTACGCTTACAGAAGCTGGAGATTTATTCTCGGTTTATGCGCAGCAATCTGTCAACAAAGCTACGGACGGATTTGAACTTTTAAAAGATTTGAATAATCTTGAAACAGGAAAAGTTGCTATTGGCGTTACATACGCCTTACGTCATGTGGTTACAAAAGCGTTGATTATTTTCAGTTCTGAATTCCCTAAAATTCAATTCGAAATCGTCTTTGGAACTTCACAAGAATTGATTCATAAACTCAATCATTTTGAGCTTGATGTAATTCTGACTTTTGAAGAAATTGCTTCTGAGGCACATTTTAAATACAGAGAATTATTTACGTCTCCAATGGCTTTGGTTACCTCAACAGAAACGCCATTTACCAATAAAAAGAGTATTTCGTTAAGTGAAGTGAGTTCCTTACCGCTTGCACTTCCATCGAGTGGTTTCAGCACAACACAGTTTATCAATAAAGCTTTCAAAAATGACAATCTCAATCCAAAAGTTACCATCGAAATCAATGATATTCCGACTTTACTCGAACTGATTAAAACAGGAAAATGGCATACAATTTTAACGAAAACGACAATTGAAAACGAAAAAGACCTGCACGCGATTCCCATAAGCGGCAAAAATATGACGAGAACTGCCATGCTGATTTCTTTGAAAGAAGCTTATGAGAAAAAAGCGGTTACTACTTTTTTAAAAATGCTGATGGCTGTTAATTAA
- a CDS encoding FecR family protein, which translates to MTVKKSERLIVKFITNQASQEEIEQLTEWLKQDENQIVFKDFVKTNYAIDTAMNNFDSTEVRKQLSDRIRKENNAFYKRRFSSYYKYAAILIVALGGFYFYKNSDPVTKPKQNVVIPREDEIVLQLGNESQNLKLNEDRNITDKDGNVIGRQEKDRLVYAKAYAEGAVVYNTIRIPYGKKFEVQLSDGTLVHLNAGTSLRYPVQFVRNQNRQVYLLGEAYFEVEKDKEHPFNVNTQNVNIEVLGTKFNVDTYSENISTDVVLVEGKVSLYKDQKTKENQLYLKPGEKGSNERGQSKITKEQVNTEYYTAWVTGSLVFKNASFENIIKKLERRYNVTFINRNKTLGKEIFNARFDNEPIEVVLKYFSDSYAIDYDIDRDKITIK; encoded by the coding sequence ATGACCGTGAAAAAATCAGAACGATTAATCGTTAAATTTATCACAAATCAGGCAAGTCAGGAAGAGATTGAACAGCTGACTGAATGGCTGAAGCAAGATGAAAATCAAATTGTGTTTAAGGATTTTGTGAAAACCAATTACGCAATAGATACTGCTATGAACAATTTTGATTCTACTGAAGTTAGAAAACAGCTTTCAGATAGAATCAGAAAAGAAAATAATGCTTTTTACAAAAGAAGATTTTCATCGTACTATAAATATGCAGCGATTTTGATTGTGGCTTTGGGCGGATTTTATTTTTATAAAAATTCAGATCCTGTAACAAAGCCAAAACAAAATGTAGTAATTCCGAGAGAAGATGAAATTGTATTGCAGCTTGGAAACGAATCACAGAATCTTAAGCTAAATGAAGACAGAAACATAACCGACAAAGACGGAAATGTAATTGGAAGACAAGAAAAAGACAGATTGGTTTATGCTAAAGCTTACGCTGAAGGAGCAGTGGTTTATAATACAATTAGGATTCCCTACGGAAAAAAGTTTGAAGTACAATTGTCTGACGGAACATTGGTGCATTTAAATGCAGGAACGTCTTTGAGATATCCGGTGCAGTTTGTTAGAAATCAAAATCGACAAGTTTATCTTTTGGGTGAAGCTTATTTTGAAGTAGAGAAAGACAAAGAACATCCATTCAACGTAAATACGCAAAATGTAAATATTGAAGTTTTAGGAACTAAGTTCAATGTAGATACGTATAGTGAAAATATAAGCACAGATGTGGTTTTGGTTGAAGGAAAAGTGTCTTTATATAAAGATCAAAAAACAAAAGAAAATCAACTATATCTGAAGCCTGGAGAAAAAGGCTCAAATGAAAGAGGGCAGTCAAAAATTACAAAAGAGCAGGTGAATACAGAGTATTATACAGCCTGGGTAACAGGAAGTCTGGTATTTAAAAATGCTTCATTTGAGAATATTATTAAAAAACTGGAACGCCGTTACAATGTGACTTTCATCAATAGAAATAAAACGCTGGGTAAAGAAATTTTTAACGCCCGTTTTGATAACGAACCAATTGAAGTAGTGCTGAAATATTTTAGCGATAGTTATGCTATTGATTACGATATAGATCGGGATAAGATTACTATTAAATAG
- a CDS encoding MBL fold metallo-hydrolase has protein sequence MKIIALQEGNYIANSEKEFQLITENTTEMGLKMAIQPFVVITDNDVILLDFGLGFMNDGVPFIHEMLKKNAIEPEQITKVLVSHLHKDHIEGIGYFENGNLVQNFPDATIYIQEREIDFALEQINNPSYVFEILNELKKLPNVELMNDDKGNITNEIFYEVSAGHTKFHQVFWIKAEDEIVFYGADDLPQKIYWSMHVAYKTDFDGKRARESRKKWEQQAKDENWKVLFYHDMKMPVLEIFEQKMENVS, from the coding sequence ATGAAAATTATAGCTTTACAAGAAGGAAATTATATAGCCAATTCTGAAAAAGAGTTTCAATTAATTACAGAAAACACCACCGAAATGGGGCTTAAAATGGCCATTCAGCCTTTTGTGGTCATTACGGATAACGATGTTATATTATTGGATTTTGGTTTAGGATTTATGAATGATGGTGTTCCGTTTATTCATGAAATGCTGAAAAAGAATGCTATTGAGCCAGAACAAATTACAAAAGTTTTGGTTTCGCATCTGCACAAAGATCATATTGAAGGAATTGGTTATTTTGAAAATGGAAATTTGGTTCAAAATTTTCCTGATGCAACAATTTACATTCAGGAACGCGAAATAGATTTTGCTTTAGAGCAAATCAATAATCCGTCTTATGTTTTTGAGATATTAAATGAACTGAAAAAATTGCCTAATGTGGAGTTAATGAATGATGATAAAGGCAATATTACAAATGAAATTTTCTACGAAGTTTCAGCAGGACATACAAAATTTCATCAAGTTTTCTGGATCAAAGCCGAAGATGAAATTGTTTTTTATGGAGCAGACGATTTACCTCAAAAAATATACTGGTCGATGCATGTTGCCTATAAAACGGACTTTGACGGAAAACGTGCTAGAGAATCCCGTAAAAAATGGGAACAGCAGGCGAAAGACGAAAACTGGAAAGTGCTTTTTTATCATGATATGAAAATGCCGGTTTTAGAAATTTTTGAGCAAAAAATGGAAAACGTTTCCTAA
- a CDS encoding gamma-glutamylcyclotransferase family protein, producing MKGLHSMPALIIYGSLTPGQSNHSVMDPIKGEWHKAIIKGKLEEGGWGSSLGYNGFIPVNSEEAEIINCYVLFSEDLTANWDYLDEFEGDGYTRIETEYELETGKKGIGFIYALKQ from the coding sequence ATGAAAGGTCTACATTCAATGCCAGCTTTAATTATTTATGGTTCGTTGACGCCTGGACAATCCAATCATTCGGTTATGGATCCTATAAAAGGAGAATGGCATAAAGCGATTATAAAAGGAAAACTGGAAGAAGGAGGCTGGGGTTCTTCATTAGGTTATAATGGTTTTATTCCTGTGAATTCTGAAGAAGCCGAAATTATAAATTGTTATGTTCTTTTTTCAGAAGATCTAACAGCAAATTGGGATTATCTGGACGAATTTGAAGGCGATGGTTACACTCGTATCGAAACCGAATATGAACTCGAAACCGGAAAAAAGGGAATAGGATTTATTTATGCTTTAAAACAATAA